In Streptomyces ambofaciens ATCC 23877, a single genomic region encodes these proteins:
- the argG gene encoding argininosuccinate synthase, with protein sequence MSKVLTSLPTGERVGIAFSGGLDTSVAVAWMRDKGAVPCTYTADIGQYDEPDIASVPDRAKTYGAEIARLVDCRAALVEEGLAALTCGAFHIRSGGRAYFNTTPLGRAVTGTLLVRAMLEDDVQIWGDGSTFKGNDIERFYRYGLLANPQLRIYKPWLDADFVTELGGRKEMSEWLLAHDLPYRDSTEKAYSTDANIWGATHEAKTLEHLDTGVETVEPIMGVRFWDPSVEIAAEDVTIGFDQGRPVTVNGKEFASPVDLVMEANAIGGRHGMGMSDQIENRIIEAKSRGIYEAPGMALLHAAYERLVNAIHNEDTLAQYHIEGRRLGRLMYEGRWLDPQSLMIRESLQRWVGSAVTGEVTLRLRRGEDYSILDTTGPAFSYHPDKLSMERTEDSAFGPVDRIGQLTMRNLDIADSRAKLEQYAGLGLIGSANPAIGAAQAAATGLIGAMPEGGAQAIASRGEVSGDDELLDRAAMEFGTD encoded by the coding sequence ATGTCCAAGGTCCTCACCTCCCTTCCCACCGGCGAGCGCGTCGGTATCGCCTTCTCGGGCGGCCTCGACACCTCGGTCGCGGTCGCGTGGATGCGTGACAAGGGCGCCGTCCCCTGCACGTACACCGCCGACATCGGCCAGTACGACGAGCCCGACATCGCCTCGGTGCCCGACCGCGCCAAGACCTACGGCGCCGAGATCGCGCGTCTGGTCGACTGCCGCGCGGCGCTGGTCGAGGAGGGCCTGGCGGCGCTCACCTGCGGGGCGTTCCACATCCGCTCGGGCGGGCGCGCCTACTTCAACACCACGCCGCTGGGCCGTGCCGTCACGGGCACGCTCCTGGTCCGGGCGATGCTCGAGGACGACGTCCAGATCTGGGGCGACGGCTCCACGTTCAAGGGCAACGACATCGAGCGGTTCTACCGGTACGGGCTGCTCGCCAATCCGCAGCTCAGGATCTACAAGCCGTGGCTGGACGCGGACTTCGTCACCGAGCTCGGGGGCCGCAAGGAGATGTCGGAGTGGCTCCTCGCCCACGACCTCCCCTACCGGGACTCGACGGAGAAGGCGTACTCCACCGACGCCAACATCTGGGGCGCCACCCACGAGGCCAAGACGCTCGAACACCTCGACACCGGCGTGGAGACCGTGGAGCCCATCATGGGCGTCCGGTTCTGGGACCCGTCGGTCGAGATCGCCGCCGAGGACGTCACGATCGGCTTCGACCAGGGCCGTCCGGTGACGGTCAACGGCAAGGAGTTCGCCTCCCCGGTCGACCTGGTGATGGAGGCCAACGCCATCGGCGGCCGGCACGGCATGGGCATGTCGGACCAGATCGAGAACCGGATCATCGAGGCCAAGAGCCGCGGCATCTACGAGGCGCCGGGCATGGCCCTGCTGCACGCGGCGTACGAGCGCCTCGTCAACGCCATCCACAACGAGGACACCCTCGCCCAGTACCACATCGAGGGGCGGCGGCTGGGCCGGCTGATGTACGAGGGCCGCTGGCTCGACCCGCAGTCGCTGATGATCCGGGAGTCGCTGCAGCGCTGGGTCGGCTCGGCGGTCACCGGCGAGGTCACGCTGCGACTGCGGCGCGGCGAGGACTACTCGATCCTCGACACCACGGGCCCGGCGTTCAGCTACCACCCGGACAAGCTGTCCATGGAGCGCACCGAGGACTCCGCGTTCGGCCCGGTCGACCGGATCGGCCAGCTCACCATGCGCAACCTCGACATCGCCGACTCCCGCGCCAAGCTGGAGCAGTACGCCGGCCTCGGTCTGATCGGCAGCGCCAACCCCGCCATCGGCGCGGCCCAGGCCGCGGCGACCGGGCTGATCGGCGCCATGCCCGAAGGCGGCGCCCAGGCCATCGCCTCCCGCGGCGAGGTCTCCGGTGACGACGAACTGCTCGACCGCGCCGCCATGGAGTTCGGCACGGACTGA
- a CDS encoding aspartate aminotransferase family protein, which translates to MTALSPHLRQATPVVAVRGEGVHLHGEDGRRYLDFTAGIGVTSTGHCHPRVVAAAREQVGTLVHGQYTTVMHQPLRRLVDRLGEVLPTGLDSLFFTNSGSEAVEAALRLARQATGRPNVLVCHGGFHGRTVAAASMTTSGTRFRSGFSPLMSGVVVTPFPTAFRYGWDEDTATRFALQELDYTLQTISAPADTAAVIVEPVLGEGGYVPASGAFMEGLRERADRHGFLLILDEVQTGVGRTGRFWGHEHFGVTPDILITAKGLASGFPLSGIAAPDALMRRAWPGSQGGTYGANAVACAAACATLDVVRDEKLVENAEAMGARLRHGLEAVAARTPAIGDVRGMGLMLASEFVTEDGGPDPETAARVQRAAVDEGLLLLLCGAWNQVVRMIPALVIDESAVDDGLRAWEAAVEAGTSGPVDR; encoded by the coding sequence ATGACCGCACTGTCGCCGCACCTTCGCCAGGCCACGCCCGTGGTGGCCGTCCGGGGCGAGGGCGTCCACCTCCATGGCGAGGACGGCCGCCGCTACCTGGACTTCACCGCCGGCATCGGCGTCACCAGCACCGGGCACTGCCACCCCAGGGTCGTGGCCGCCGCCCGGGAACAGGTGGGCACCCTGGTCCACGGTCAGTACACGACCGTCATGCACCAGCCGCTGCGGCGGCTCGTCGACCGGCTCGGGGAGGTGCTGCCCACCGGTCTGGACAGCCTGTTCTTCACCAACTCCGGCAGCGAGGCGGTGGAGGCGGCGCTGCGGCTGGCCCGCCAGGCCACCGGCCGACCCAACGTGCTGGTGTGCCACGGGGGTTTCCACGGCCGGACGGTCGCCGCCGCCTCCATGACCACCTCCGGCACCCGCTTCCGGTCCGGTTTCTCACCGCTGATGAGCGGCGTGGTCGTCACCCCCTTCCCGACGGCCTTCCGCTACGGCTGGGACGAGGACACCGCCACCCGCTTCGCCCTCCAGGAACTCGACTACACCCTCCAGACGATCTCCGCGCCCGCCGACACCGCCGCCGTCATCGTGGAACCGGTGCTCGGCGAGGGCGGCTACGTGCCCGCGAGCGGCGCCTTCATGGAGGGTCTGCGGGAACGGGCGGACCGGCACGGCTTCCTGCTGATCCTGGACGAGGTGCAGACCGGCGTGGGCCGCACCGGCCGCTTCTGGGGCCACGAGCACTTCGGCGTCACCCCCGACATCCTCATCACCGCCAAGGGGCTGGCCAGCGGGTTCCCGCTGTCCGGCATCGCCGCCCCCGACGCGCTGATGCGCAGGGCCTGGCCGGGCTCGCAGGGTGGCACGTACGGCGCCAACGCGGTGGCCTGCGCGGCGGCCTGCGCCACGCTCGACGTGGTCCGGGACGAGAAGCTCGTCGAGAACGCCGAGGCCATGGGCGCGCGGCTGCGGCACGGGCTGGAGGCGGTGGCCGCGCGGACGCCGGCCATCGGGGACGTGCGGGGGATGGGGCTGATGCTGGCCAGTGAGTTCGTCACCGAGGACGGCGGCCCCGACCCGGAGACCGCCGCCCGGGTCCAGCGCGCCGCCGTCGACGAAGGACTGCTCCTGCTGCTCTGCGGGGCCTGGAACCAGGTGGTGCGGATGATCCCGGCCCTGGTGATCGACGAGTCCGCCGTCGACGACGGCCTCCGCGCCTGGGAGGCCGCCGTCGAGGCCGGCACCTCGGGACCGGTGGACCGGTGA
- a CDS encoding NAD-dependent succinate-semialdehyde dehydrogenase gives MTGTPTRLLIGGTWTDAADGATMPVDDPATGEIIRRVADAGPKDARLAEDAAVRAQREWARTAPRARGEILRRAHEILLDRAEVFARLMTSEMGKPLAEARGEVAYAAEFFRWFSEEAVRIDGGHGILPDGRHRMLLSRRPVGPCLLITPWNFPLAMGARKIGPALAAGCTAVLKPAPQTPLSGLALAEVLQEAGLPDGVLNVVTTSRAGEVCEPLLRGGRIRKLSFTGSTQVGRLLLAQCADTVVRASMELGGNAPFIVFDDADLDVAVDGAMTAKMRNMGEACTAANRFFVHRSVAEEFARRLARRMAALVVGPGTRDGVDVGPLIDAAGRAKVEDLVSDAVERGARLLVGGRTPEGPGWFYPPTVLTDVRPDSRLTGTEIFGPVAAILTFDDEDEVVRRANDTPWGLVGYVFTEGLARALRVSERLETGMVGLNTGLVSNPAAPFGGVKQSGLGREGGKAGIEEFLEYQYVAMPSP, from the coding sequence GTGACCGGCACACCGACGCGGCTCCTCATCGGCGGGACCTGGACGGACGCCGCCGACGGCGCGACCATGCCGGTGGACGATCCGGCCACCGGCGAGATCATCCGCCGGGTCGCCGACGCCGGCCCCAAGGACGCCCGCCTCGCCGAGGACGCGGCGGTGCGGGCGCAGCGGGAGTGGGCCCGCACCGCGCCCCGGGCGCGCGGCGAGATCCTGCGCCGCGCCCACGAGATTCTTCTCGACCGCGCCGAGGTGTTCGCCCGTCTGATGACGTCCGAGATGGGCAAGCCCCTGGCGGAGGCCAGGGGAGAGGTGGCCTACGCCGCCGAGTTCTTCCGCTGGTTCTCGGAGGAGGCCGTGCGCATCGACGGCGGCCACGGCATCCTCCCCGACGGACGCCACCGCATGCTGCTCTCCCGGCGACCCGTAGGGCCCTGCCTGCTGATCACCCCGTGGAACTTCCCGCTGGCCATGGGTGCCCGGAAGATCGGCCCGGCGCTCGCGGCCGGCTGCACGGCGGTGCTCAAACCGGCGCCGCAGACCCCGCTCTCCGGCCTGGCCCTCGCCGAGGTCCTCCAGGAGGCGGGGCTGCCGGACGGGGTGCTCAACGTCGTCACCACCTCCCGGGCGGGGGAGGTCTGCGAGCCGCTCCTGCGCGGCGGACGGATCCGCAAACTGTCCTTCACCGGCTCCACCCAGGTCGGCCGCCTCCTGCTCGCCCAGTGCGCCGACACGGTCGTCCGCGCCTCGATGGAGCTGGGCGGCAACGCACCCTTCATCGTCTTCGACGACGCCGACCTGGACGTGGCCGTGGACGGCGCGATGACCGCCAAGATGCGCAACATGGGCGAGGCGTGCACCGCCGCGAACCGCTTCTTCGTCCACCGCTCGGTGGCCGAGGAGTTCGCGCGGCGTCTCGCCCGGCGGATGGCGGCGCTCGTCGTGGGCCCCGGCACCCGGGACGGGGTCGACGTGGGCCCGCTCATCGACGCCGCCGGGCGGGCGAAGGTGGAGGATCTGGTGTCCGACGCGGTGGAACGCGGCGCCCGGCTCCTCGTCGGCGGCCGTACGCCCGAGGGCCCCGGTTGGTTCTATCCCCCCACGGTCCTCACCGACGTCCGTCCGGACAGCCGGCTGACGGGCACGGAGATCTTCGGCCCCGTGGCGGCGATCCTCACCTTCGACGACGAGGACGAGGTCGTACGGCGCGCCAACGACACCCCCTGGGGGCTCGTCGGCTACGTCTTCACCGAGGGCCTCGCCCGCGCCCTGCGCGTCAGCGAACGCCTGGAGACCGGCATGGTCGGCCTCAACACCGGCCTCGTCTCCAACCCGGCCGCGCCCTTCGGCGGTGTCAAGCAGTCCGGGCTCGGCCGCGAAGGCGGAAAGGCGGGGATCGAGGAGTTCCTGGAGTACCAGTACGTCGCGATGCCGAGCCCGTGA
- a CDS encoding PucR family transcriptional regulator: MSENQRRAPAPAGRPLTVADVLALPVLAQGGPRVVTGPDGVDRPVRWVHITELTDPASFLKGGELVLTTGMPLPDDPAGVRRYVDELAAVGAAALVLELVRRYHRPPDALVAACRARGLPLVTLARDVNFLEVTQVVHALLLGNQADAMRRSQRIHEAFTALTLRGAGPEELLRAAAETSGRTVVLENLVHQALACEPSGGPAQAALTGWERRSRATVSGDGTGVRGPEGWLVAPVEYQGERWGRVVMLPGPAGPSGPSGAAGPSGAAGPSGVAGPSGVAGPSRAAGPAGVAGPSRAAGPSGAAGPSGAAGAAPAPAFGPEDVTVLERTAMALTIARLTHPTSWERSAHRGALRDLVEQRYRSPAEAHARITALGLPTEHSRFVAAVVDVPAAQDTARTEDRLSREAGVTGAQALVGLLAPTRLGVLLALRPSQPWRPVVERLSRAALGPAPGTAVSVGSPASDLAGVPRSFREATRVAEATEPGQALPPDRSFHERCDIGLGRLLFALRDDPRVQEYAERQLGRLLDHDARHGTHLLATLRGYLDAAGNKTVAARAGGLSRETVYQRLRAIERVLGRDLESGAQRTELHVALQALDALRGR; this comes from the coding sequence GTGAGCGAGAACCAGCGCAGGGCGCCGGCCCCGGCGGGCCGTCCGCTCACCGTGGCCGACGTGCTGGCGCTGCCCGTCCTGGCCCAGGGAGGTCCCCGGGTGGTCACCGGTCCGGACGGCGTCGACCGGCCGGTCCGCTGGGTCCACATCACCGAACTGACCGACCCGGCCTCCTTCCTCAAGGGCGGCGAACTCGTCCTCACCACCGGCATGCCCCTGCCCGACGACCCTGCCGGGGTGCGCCGCTACGTCGACGAACTCGCCGCCGTCGGTGCCGCGGCCCTCGTCCTCGAACTCGTCCGCCGCTACCACCGGCCGCCCGACGCCCTCGTGGCCGCCTGCCGGGCACGCGGTCTGCCCCTGGTCACACTCGCCAGGGACGTCAACTTCCTGGAGGTCACCCAGGTCGTCCACGCCCTGCTCCTGGGCAACCAGGCGGACGCGATGCGCAGGAGCCAGCGCATCCACGAGGCGTTCACCGCCCTCACCCTGCGGGGCGCCGGCCCCGAGGAACTCCTGCGCGCCGCGGCGGAGACGAGCGGACGCACGGTCGTGCTGGAGAACCTGGTCCACCAGGCGCTGGCCTGCGAGCCGTCGGGCGGCCCGGCGCAGGCCGCGCTCACCGGCTGGGAGCGGCGCTCCCGCGCCACCGTCTCCGGCGACGGTACGGGTGTCCGCGGCCCCGAGGGGTGGCTCGTGGCCCCGGTGGAGTACCAGGGCGAGCGGTGGGGCCGCGTGGTCATGCTCCCCGGTCCGGCCGGTCCATCCGGTCCATCTGGTGCGGCCGGTCCATCTGGTGCGGCTGGTCCATCCGGTGTGGCTGGTCCATCCGGTGTGGCTGGTCCATCCCGTGCGGCCGGTCCAGCCGGTGTGGCTGGTCCATCCCGCGCGGCCGGTCCATCCGGTGCGGCCGGTCCATCCGGTGCGGCCGGTGCGGCCCCTGCGCCGGCCTTCGGGCCCGAGGACGTCACCGTGCTGGAGCGGACCGCGATGGCCCTCACCATCGCCCGCCTCACCCACCCCACGTCCTGGGAACGCTCGGCACACCGCGGCGCCCTGCGCGATCTGGTGGAGCAGCGCTACCGCTCCCCCGCGGAGGCGCACGCCCGGATCACCGCCCTGGGGCTGCCCACGGAGCACTCCCGCTTCGTCGCCGCGGTCGTGGACGTCCCGGCGGCGCAGGACACCGCGCGGACCGAGGACCGCCTCTCGCGGGAGGCGGGCGTGACGGGCGCCCAGGCGCTCGTCGGCCTCCTCGCCCCCACCCGCCTCGGGGTGCTGCTGGCCCTGCGTCCGTCCCAGCCCTGGCGGCCGGTCGTGGAGCGGCTGAGCCGCGCCGCGCTCGGCCCGGCCCCGGGCACGGCCGTGAGCGTCGGCTCCCCGGCCTCCGACCTCGCCGGCGTCCCCCGCTCGTTCCGCGAGGCGACCAGGGTGGCCGAGGCCACCGAGCCCGGCCAGGCGCTCCCACCGGACCGCTCCTTCCACGAACGGTGCGACATCGGCCTGGGCCGGCTGCTGTTCGCGCTCCGCGACGACCCCCGCGTCCAGGAGTACGCGGAGCGGCAACTGGGCCGGCTCCTCGACCACGACGCCCGGCACGGCACGCACCTCCTGGCCACCCTGCGCGGCTACCTGGACGCCGCCGGCAACAAGACCGTCGCCGCCCGCGCCGGCGGTCTGTCCCGGGAGACCGTCTACCAACGGCTGCGCGCGATCGAACGGGTACTCGGCCGCGACCTGGAGTCCGGTGCGCAGCGCACCGAACTGCACGTGGCACTGCAGGCGCTGGACGCGCTGCGGGGCCGCTGA
- a CDS encoding DUF6629 family protein produces MCWSAEADLVAGAGIAAVGVGCVVRAGRVRDLPLAALPLLLGVHQMIEAAVWASDGGTGPATLAWTVIALPLLALWLPAGVLCAAPRDARRRLLVPLAVGAATATVLAYALATRPVRAEVRGHTVGYVVDLPHAPLLVAGYLVATVGSLLLSGDRGLRRLGMVIAVGALVCWGLWRLEFVSTWCAFAAVCSVVLLGWVNGRRALPAGRPS; encoded by the coding sequence ATGTGCTGGAGCGCGGAGGCCGACCTGGTCGCGGGTGCCGGGATCGCCGCCGTCGGCGTGGGCTGTGTGGTGCGGGCGGGCCGGGTCCGTGACCTTCCGCTGGCCGCGCTTCCCCTGCTGCTGGGAGTGCACCAGATGATCGAGGCGGCGGTCTGGGCCTCGGACGGCGGGACCGGTCCGGCCACCCTGGCCTGGACCGTCATCGCCCTTCCCCTGCTCGCGCTGTGGCTGCCGGCGGGTGTGCTGTGCGCCGCCCCGCGCGACGCGCGGCGCCGGCTGCTCGTGCCGCTCGCCGTGGGAGCCGCGACGGCGACGGTACTCGCGTACGCGCTCGCCACCCGCCCGGTACGGGCGGAGGTCCGCGGTCACACCGTGGGCTACGTGGTGGATCTGCCGCACGCCCCCCTGCTGGTCGCGGGCTACCTGGTCGCCACGGTCGGGTCCCTGCTGCTGTCCGGTGACCGCGGCCTGCGCCGGCTGGGGATGGTCATCGCCGTGGGGGCGCTGGTCTGCTGGGGTCTGTGGCGGCTGGAGTTCGTCTCCACCTGGTGCGCGTTCGCCGCGGTGTGCTCGGTGGTCCTCCTCGGCTGGGTGAACGGACGCCGGGCGCTGCCGGCCGGGCGTCCTTCCTGA